The nucleotide window TCAGTTGCTTTGTATTTATTGTGGACAGATGGAATCAATGAAGGCATGGTGCTTTGGATCTGGTAGGTGCTTGAGATTGGCTAGATGATGATGGGGAACAATGGTATCAAAACTGTTTGTACTTGTCCTCATTGTTGATCCTCAATTGATTccattgttgtaggagaatatcGGTGGTATCAGCTAGCTAGGAAATGAAAATTAAGGTAGTCCATACAAATTGGTTGATATGATCccattattaatatttttgtttcTGGTTCGTTCTCTTTCCTTTCACTTTGTTGCTAGTTGATTGATATCATGCATTTTGGTTGCTTTTCCATTTGCAGTGGGGACTGTAGACTTTCCACTCTGAAAGGTTATATATTCTGGCCAAGTGGGGTACATGCTGATCTAGCTGAATTTGAAATGACTGCAAATAAGCTAGAAGCAAAGGTATATGCTATGTCCCCTTAGTTGTACTCTTGCCTATACTCATTTCCTAGTACTTTTATGCTTTAGTGCCTATATGTTATTGCTTACAATTTGATCGAAATATGTTATGTTTAAAGAGCATGATGTTGCATTATCCACATGGTCCATGGATTAAGCACATGGAATATGAAATTTATTACTTTAAGCAAAATCTTCCTAGCACATGCTTCAACCATATTCAATTTTATTCTACAGATTACAACTTGGAAATTCATAAATAAGTATGGCCAAAGATTTGCCTAACTCATATACATCAATTTTTTGCTTTTGGAAGTTCTAGCCTGGCTTTGGCTAAATATCTTGCTTCAAGGTGATGCAGCAGGCATGTGCTGACCTTCTTGAGGAAGAACAAATTGGTTTCATTGTTCCTAAGGATGGAGTTGATGTCACGGTTAGTTACTCCTTCTTGGAGTTTGCCTTTATTGTAGATTCATGCAAGCAAACATTAATTACTTGCTTCAATTAAGCAGCATATATTCAGTAGCTAACATCAATCTGGATTACCATTCACTATGGCACTTTAAGAAAAGGAGCAACTACTTCTACTTAATACTTACATTTTGAAAGAACTGATCTTAATATCCATTAGTTGATGGCAATTTTGTTTTCTAATGCGTTCTTGAAAAAGTCTGATTGCCTGTATTGCCTTGCAGTGATCATATGTGGTGGTTGATGAGAGTTTTCTAATTCATTAGAAACTGGCATGAGTCCCTTCATAGGTTGCTGCAGGATCAGGCTCTCTCCGGAAAGCATTCCAATTCGTCAAAACCTATCAATAAGTGTATATATGTAATCCTGTTagaataaatagttaaataGGCGCTGCAATTAAGGTAATGCAAACAAATGATCCAGTACTAATTTTTGGTTTGTAGTTCATTTCTTTGGTTTCACTTTGTTACTTACTACTATGTTTTTGGGTGATTAATGTttcacattttcattgttgcttCCATATGCAATGGGAACTATAAACTTTCACTTGGAATGGTCGCAGATTCCTGCAAAGTGGGTTGCAGGCCGATCTAACTGAATTTGTGATGACTGCAAATAAGTTTACTTTATATATGGTACAATAAggtggaaaataaaacaattaaaacttaaaaataatattttccaACTCATACACGAAGGACAATCttgcttaaagaaaaaaatgccgAAATGTCTTCACATGTGTTAAACTGTTAATAGTTGGACAGAGGAATTgacaaaaatatcaaaatgccTTTACATCCTACCAGCTTGAGGCACATTGAGTACACATTTGAGTATCATATCCCTGCAACCATTCATGGGATATATTCATCACTACAGATTGAcaatgaattcaacctttgagAATATATCTTCTTCACAAAATATACAACTCCATGTCCATTGTACTTATAAGCAACACCAACATAATACAAGAAAACTTTTAGAATCTGCACTTTTCATTTGAAAAATGTTACATTCCAATTCCTCCCCCAGGTGTTAAAAGTTCATTCTAAACACGAAGGCCAATTTAAATCTTACGTTTGTACCTGATGGTTTGAAACCTATAAGATTTAATCAGATATTTGTACGTAATGATCTGAAATTCTCTTTATATCTAttattcgttttttttttctttcttttttttctggaGAACAACCCAAgggaaattttctcaaacaaCCATTGCCAAAAGAGTCCATATTGAAGTTGAAAATAAATTGTCTACCGAATTAACATATTATTCGTCTGTCTGTGGTAGATTAGTGTCATAGCCATCCAGGaaaccaaaaaccaattttCATACATGGTTCATTGTTGAGTTGCAAAGTTCTCATCTTATATGCAGGAACTAGTACAGCGAACTAATCGGACAGCAACTAAACAGTGTTTTACATTTCCGCTTTATAAGAATGAAGGAAGAGAAACTGTACGAGATTGTGCTCTTAGTTTGTTAATAGATATTAGATTGTTCTAAATTGATCAGCATATTGTACTTGACTTttcaaacaagaaaaataaacttACTTCAGAGCCCTGACTTTTCATAGTTTGAATCTGAGATTCGTCCTCCATTGCCAGCAAAACCAGACCGTAGCTGGAGATCATTCTACCATCAAAAACTAGCTTACAAGTTCATGAGCTAGGCAACATTTTTACTTCTCACCAACTACATTTTTGTGCAGCCactgtctatatatataatattgttCTGCAACACTGACTTCATTTATATATTTGTACAGGAGCAAAAACATATAGATAATGATCTTTAAAAGAAACTCTAGACAGTAGAAACATATAGCCGATAGAAAACACAAAGGTCATGCATGTTGATCTATTCATATATTTGACAGGTACCTAATGATATGATGTGCCCTTGATGCCTATTAGATTTAATCATATATTCATACCTAATATTGGAATCCCCTCAAGTCCTCCACTAAGTGGGATTCAGAGTCAATAATGCTCGATCTGCAaccaaaatatttaattaacaaCAGCAACCTAAGTATGTTTTTCATCCTTAAAACCACTAAATAGTATTTATAAGGACACAGGACATCCAGTGGTAGAATTATTTCCATTACTATTAAGATCCTGGCAAAGGATAACAACTAGAATCAGAGTGATTGCTGTCAACACTAACCCCTTGGGCTTAAAACCTTCTGCATACAAACTCCAATAACAAAAGCACTACAAGTTGAGATAACATAGATTGTGTTTTCAGACTATTTCACTTAACAAAGTGGAGGATTACAGAGCATCGTTCTATGACTCTACTTTGCAAATCATTAGAAACTTTATACCAAACTGCATACAATGAAGAGGAAATTGAGACATTGCAGTACTGTTTTGCTTTACTATCATAAAATGGCCTAGCACTAACTTTGCTTTGTATCTGCAATGCCACATACTATCTGAAAAGGTACATTTCTGTCATGACGAACAACATAGATGCACCCTAATTTGCTAAAAAAAGTATATTGCCAAAAGCTCACAAATTTGCTGGCCGGACTGCCGGAgccgtttaaaaaaaaaaaaaaaaaagatggagaTGAAGGACAAAAAATCTGTGTTCTTCTGATTTGCTGAGTATGTTCTAGAATGGAAGAAAAAATTTATGTAAACCATAAATTTTCACAATCTATGTAAAAGATAAATTTCATAGTTCTAGTACTGCAGCTAATCTCAAGTAAATGGAAATGGATTAGCCAGAAAGGCTTCTAGTGGATTATGCAATAAAGTGTAACATGGTTAATTTCCTTTATTTTAAACCTTTTACAGTGTTGAacctttattttaattttttttttttgggacattgtatttgttgatcaatattaaATTTGAGTTTCAATGCTAATTTTGATGTTTAAGACAACGAGGGAATTAAAAGTGCTTCTTTGTGAAGTTTACAAGATGAGTAATTAAATTGAAGATCACAAGTGTGCCAAAAGTTCTTGTCAAAATCGGCCACTGATAACCATTGGGGAATGCTAATGACTATTACGGGCACAACCAACTTTCCGGTAAGTCAGAAATAGGTAGCATTAAGGACATGTACACATTCCCTATAGTTAGTTTCACTAATTTACATTTTTCATATGCTGTTTTCAATTACTGTAAAGATTGGCTAAATTTTTCTAGATTCCCAATAGTAATGAACGTACACCTGGGAAAAAATGTTCCACGGATCAAGATTAAGGAATGTACACAATCCCAAATTTCAAGTTTATCTAGACAAATCTTTTTGTAAAGTCCTTGTGCTAATTTGATTATGACACACCACAAGTAATTGATAATTTAGGAAAAAACCACTGCAATTAGTAAATAGAAGTACTTTATAATACCACGCATAATTTGATTACGACAAACCATGAATACCTGATAATCCAGAAAGAACCATTGTAATAAATAGATAGGTATTTCTAATAGAAAGTATAACTTAAATGGCAATAGCAGCATAATATGTATGGGCTGGGATACATATAGATTCCATCCTCACAAACAAGCTAAAGTCTCCAtgtaaggaaaaataatatcCTCTGGCAAACAATGATTATGATCACCTAAAGTTAGGTAAAGCTCCTTATTGGCTAACTCAATAGATGTCTTGAAGGTCTTATTCCTAGGATTATAAGATATGACCTTACCAGGCATGTGCAACAAAAGATCTGTTGAAGAATCCTCAACCTTGTCATCTATTTCTTGGGAGGTTTCCTCCTCCCCAGAAAGGCACAAGACAACAAAAGCATTCCAATCCTGTCCGGGAAGAGCTGCAACTATCGGATTAAGATCAACACGATAGTGTCGATACTTGAAAAACCAGCCAGAGTAGTCCGTCTCCATCTCCATGACCTCAAAATATTGAGTGTTGCAATGCTGATAAATCTCAATCAAGTACAAACAGCCACCACACTCCCCAAAATATCTCTGAGTCAATAACGGTGGAAAGTTCTTGGCAACCAGGGGGAGAGGAGGGGTAGCTGAAGCAACCAGAAAACGCTCTTGGCCTATGTCGAAGTAGTGCAGCACATCAGCTTCGTTTCTTATGAATTTACCGTCTGGGAAAGAGTAGAATGGCAAGCTTGCTTCCCCTATGTCTCTTATCCAATGAACTGCGCCGTTGCAGTATATGGCGCCTTCTCTGCTCCTGCAGTCAAAGTGCATGGCCTTGTTCATGAAATGAGGGTGCCTGCCCTCGTCGGAGGGGCTGGGGAAGAAAGGAGTATCGAGATGCTTCCACTCTCCGGTCTTAGATGAATATATGTCTATTTTGTGCTTCCCCCTATTATAATAAAAGGTGAAGTTATTCACGCAGACCACCTTGTAATGAGGCGATATGGAAGGATCAAAAGCCAAAGCATAGCGCACAAATAAAGAATCACTACTATGTCTGACAACTGGAAAAGAAAGAGCCCGGAATTCGTTGGTTGTGGGATTGACAACATACACGGGATGATTTTTTGTTTCAAGTCCAGATCTAGGAATATGGCAGAGAAAGAGGCCATTGCAGGACTGAAGAATCCTCAACTTGGATTCATCAGGGACGGAATCGGAATTGTTAAGGGTTTTGAAGGGATTCCACCCAGGTGGGATTTCATGGTTACCATGAAGGATGGACTTGAAGTACTCGTCTTGGATTTTGCTAGAGAAGAAAGCTGAGATTTTGGAGTTAGGGTTTCGGAGGGTGTGGCGGCGACGGAACTCGGGGTCGGAGATGAGAGAGAGCCATTGCTTGGAGACGCACTTGAAACGGATCAGAGATAGAGCTGGAACCCATATAAGGATCTGCTTAAGCAGGTCTTCGATATTCGCGACGGTTTCTGCTGAAGATGACATCTTCCCACCAaagggtttagggtttctgCTTTCGATTCCCAAACTTGATTCTCAAGTCTCAACTCTGTACAACAACGGATATGAGCAGGGATCCAATTATATATAGGGAGTGACACCTAAAGATATTACCGAAAGCCAAGCCCACACATACCGGCCCAAAAGTTAAAAAGTTCGatcttcttcactttttaccacAGATATtgcaacaaaataaaatttcacTTTTGACGGTGTAGTTAACGGTTGTACCATACTGAATAACAGCAATTGACGATGTAACAGCCATAGCCAAGGACACGGTGTAGTTCACGTTTCCGTTTGCATTGAGCGATTGTGGCTTTCTGTGAAATGGGTCACATGTGAAGATGGGTTTGGAGGAAAATGTGTTTATTGGGAATTCTTTGGTTCGTTTCTATGAAGAATGTAGGGACTTGGATCGTGCCTGGcaggtgtttgatgaaatgcttgAGAGAAACACTGTGTCGTGGACTTAGTTTGATTTGTGGTTATGGTAGGAGGAATATGCCAAAGGATCCAGTCTCGTTTGATTCATGAGTTTACCTCCGGTGGTGATactgatacacacacacacacagagaagaGCCATATTGCATTGATGTTGCAAGAAATAAACAGCAGACTCAGAGATGTTGGTCACGTTCCTGATTTGGACAGTGTCCTCCTTGATGTtgatgagaagaagaaagagtacTTGCTCAGTCGACATAGTGAGAAAGTTGCCATAGCTTCTGGGTTTATTGGTAAAGGGGAAGGTGTGCCAATTTGCATGGTGAAGAATCTGAGAATGTGTTGTGATTGTCACTCTTTTGCCAAATTAGTGGCAAGAATATACGACAGGGAAGTTATTGTTCAAGATAACAACACGTTCTATTTCTTTAGTCAGGGGCTTTGCTCTTGCAGTGATTACTGGTAATAGAATTATGATTTGAAGAGAACTCTCCCCCAATTATTATTCTTCTTTAGTCTGCGATCCCTTTATCTATTGCTTTTGATCTGCACTGCCATTATCATATTGTGTTTATTACACAGTCCAGGTATGACTCCATTATCATTGAGCCATACTTCAGGGGCAATATGCACAACCCAATCTCCTCCATTGCCATTGTCCAAACTCATTAACTACTCGGCTGAAAAAACAAGCGTTGTATATCAGACCAATCAAGCCCTTGAGCCTGAAGCTGGAATGACGGTGATTCACCTAGTATGCCAACAGAATAGATATTCACGAACCGTACCCCTTCCACTTCAGACTTCAAGCTTCAAAGTGCGAGAGCTAATCAAAATTCCAAGatttttcaggtttggttttcctcttttttctcAGACTCTGCAGGTATATTGATTTTATAAGGCTAATGGTTGAGATTTGTtagtttttaatcttttaattcATAGTGGTTAGTAATATTTGGAATAATCAAAATGGAGCTAGTGCATCAACTAATCAGCATATATGGTAGCATAGATTGTGCAGGTATATTGTTTCTATAAGGTTATGGTTGagatttgttattttttcaaaGCTTTTAGTTCATGGTTAGTTAGATTTGGAATTAGCACAGTAATAGTTGCATAAACTAATCAGCATATATGGATGGCTTTTCCATTTAAGGACAATGGCAAACAAAAATGTATTTGATTGTGATGTTTCCCCACAATCTAGCAAAGGAAAGTGTCCCAAATGTTCTTGAGGCATCAAACTTGTCAAAAACTGCCCACTGATAACAGTTGGGGACTGCTAATGCACCATAAGGGGCAGAATAGAGTTTCTGATACTCAAAAATGGGAATTCAAGAACATTTACATTTTCATATGCTATTTCAAATACAGTGAAGAATGGCTAAATTTTACTGGATTTCTACCAGTACCTTCATATGAAGGTCTGGGAAAACATGTTCCACAcatcaagaaaaaaaatctacacAATCTAGCTTCTAGCTTGTTGATGCTGATTTCATCTAAATCATTTCTTTTATCTTCTTGAGCTGTATTTGATTATGACAAACCACAAGTAACTAGTAATCCAACAAGTTGAAAGAAATAATACCATTTTAATATGTAACTAGATATGCGTCATACAAAGCATAACTTACATGGCAAAAGCAACATAGCATGTACATATAGATTCCGTTCTTACACACAAGCTAAAGTCTCCATGTAAGGATAGTTATCACCCTCATATTCATCATCATCTAAAGCTAGAAAAAGCTCCCTATTGGATAACTCGACAGATGTCTTGAAGCTCTTATTCCTGAGATTATAAGACACGACCTTACCAGGCATATGCAACCAAAGATCAGTTGAAGAATCCTCACCATCTGTTTCCACATCTCGTGAAAGGAACAAGACAACAAAAGCATTAGGGTCCTGTCCAGGAAGAGGTGCGACCACCGGACTAAGATCAACATGGTACTTGACAAACCATCCAGAGTAGtccctctccatctccatcacctcaaATTGAGTCTTACAATGCTCAAAAACCTCAATCAAATACAAACAGCCACCACCTGACTCGCCAAAGTATCTATCAATCAAATGGGGAAACTCAGTAGGAAAGTTTTGTTCTTTCTCCAACGGAATGTTTTTCACAACCAAAGGAACTGGAGGAGTAGCAGCAGCGAGCCGCAGACTTTCTTCACCTACGTCATAGTAGTGCAACACATCCAATTTACTTCTTTCGAATCCAACTGTTTCGACCACACCATCTGTCTCCGAGCAGAATGGCAGGCTCGCTTCCCATCTGTTTCTTATCCAATGAATTGCGCCGTTGCAATACACTGCCCCTTCCCTGCTCCTCTCATCAAAATGCATAGGCATTCTGCGAGTATCAATGTGCCTGCCCTCGTCGGAAGGGCTAGGGAAGAAAAGAGCCTTGAAACGCTTCACCCAAGTTCCGGTCTCCGACGAATATATCTCTATGCTGTGGCGCTTGCCACGGAGAATGTCGTGACTGACACACACCACAGTGTAATGAGGCGATTTCGAAGGGTCGAAAGCCAAACCATACCTCACAAACATATACATTTCCTCCTTCTTCGCAAGGCTTGGAGCAGAAAGAGCGCGGAATTTGTTGGTGGTGGGATTGACGACATATACAGGAGgatagtttctttcttcttcttcgccgGGGAATTCGACATAGCAGAGGAAGAGGCCATTGCAGGACTGGAGAATCCTCAAGCCGGAAGCGGAATTGGCGAGAGTTTTGAAGGGATTACCGGATGGGCTGCCGAGAGTGATGGAGTTGATGGTGGTGTCTTCGTTGGTTTGGGAAGAGAAGAAAGCTGAGATtttggggttagggtttcgGAGAGTGTGGCGGCGACAGAAGTCGGGGTCGGAAATAAGAGAGAGCCAGTGCTTGGAGACGCACTTGAAGCGGATCAGAGATAGAGCCGGCACCGATATAAGGATCTGCTTAAGGAGCCCTTCGATGTTCGCTACCGTTTCTGCTGAAGATGACATTTTGATCTCTCAATTTCCCCTCCaaggtttagggttttgctTTCAATTCCCAAACTTGCTGTGCTCTCAGCTCAGCTCAGTACAATGTGTTCCCAGAGAGGAGAGCAGTGTTCGAGTCTGTCATATAAAGGAAAACGAAGTGGAAAACAAGCCCAAAAGCACCAGAAGATATTGTTTAGCCCAAAGTGCATAAAGACTGGCCAGTGAATAAGTATCGGTTCAGTCCAATAGGAAAAAGTAAGGATCAAGTTGAGTCTAATATAACCATCTTGTGTGATAAGGTTAGTCGAGCAACCTAACATAGAGTCCACATATTTGGTTGAGTCCTAACGCCCACCAGTTTGTGGTCGGCAAGTTTGATGGGCATTCGGGTTCGTGCGCCTATGGTGGGGGGATAAGTCTGGTTTTGCTTGCATACTCTCGTGGAGTTCAGTCTGAATACTGACTAACTGGGTGTGTTACTAAATACTAACTCGCTTACATAATCGAGGTAAATTGCTACCTCACCCCCGATCAAAGAAAAAAGTTCAATCCAATATGACACAATACATGCATACAGTGACAATTACTAATTAAGTGAgtaaaaaaattatgttcaaCCACTCTTACATTTAAATTAATGAtggaaataaaaaaatcttaaaCTTTAAAACAATATGTTTCACCCTTAGATTTAGCATAATTTGTTAATTTGATAAAGTTTTTAAaattagctaaatgtcaaatTAACTCCTTTTCGTCCATTCTTTGCGTACCATAGACACAACAAACAACAATCTTGGTTAAAAAAATTTTAACCTTTCTTTCTTCACATGTTGCGCATGTGTTAATGGTTGGACAGAGGACTTGACAAAAATATCAATATGCCTTCACATCCTAACAGCTCGAGGCACATTGAGTACGCATTTGACCACCATATCCATTCATGAAATATATACATCACTAC belongs to Rosa chinensis cultivar Old Blush chromosome 4, RchiOBHm-V2, whole genome shotgun sequence and includes:
- the LOC112198626 gene encoding F-box protein At5g07610-like, translating into MSSSAETVANIEGLLKQILISVPALSLIRFKCVSKHWLSLISDPDFCRRHTLRNPNPKISAFFSSQTNEDTTINSITLGSPSGNPFKTLANSASGLRILQSCNGLFLCYVEFPGEEEERNYPPVYVVNPTTNKFRALSAPSLAKKEEMYMFVRYGLAFDPSKSPHYTVVCVSHDILRGKRHSIEIYSSETGTWVKRFKALFFPSPSDEGRHIDTRRMPMHFDERSREGAVYCNGAIHWIRNRWEASLPFCSETDGVVETVGFERSKLDVLHYYDVGEESLRLAAATPPVPLVVKNIPLEKEQNFPTEFPHLIDRYFGESGGGCLYLIEVFEHCKTQFEVMEMERDYSGWFVKYHVDLSPVVAPLPGQDPNAFVVLFLSRDVETDGEDSSTDLWLHMPGKVVSYNLRNKSFKTSVELSNRELFLALDDDEYEGDNYPYMETLACV
- the LOC112198625 gene encoding F-box protein At5g07610-like — protein: MSSSAETVANIEDLLKQILIWVPALSLIRFKCVSKQWLSLISDPEFRRRHTLRNPNSKISAFFSSKIQDEYFKSILHGNHEIPPGWNPFKTLNNSDSVPDESKLRILQSCNGLFLCHIPRSGLETKNHPVYVVNPTTNEFRALSFPVVRHSSDSLFVRYALAFDPSISPHYKVVCVNNFTFYYNRGKHKIDIYSSKTGEWKHLDTPFFPSPSDEGRHPHFMNKAMHFDCRSREGAIYCNGAVHWIRDIGEASLPFYSFPDGKFIRNEADVLHYFDIGQERFLVASATPPLPLVAKNFPPLLTQRYFGECGGCLYLIEIYQHCNTQYFEVMEMETDYSGWFFKYRHYRVDLNPIVAALPGQDWNAFVVLCLSGEEETSQEIDDKVEDSSTDLLLHMPGKVISYNPRNKTFKTSIELANKELYLTLGDHNHCLPEDIIFPYMETLACL